A single genomic interval of Alteromonas sp. CI.11.F.A3 harbors:
- a CDS encoding mechanosensitive ion channel, translated as MDFPNIDDVYQLINQKLEGWIESGIKHLPNFVVAILIAIVFGILAKVVGNIVGKVMRRAFESRQIAKLLTSIIKSLIIVFGIFIALDFVGLKGTVTSLLAGAGIVGLAIGFAFQDMTENLIAGIAMGIRKPFEIGDVVEAEGVFGTVEEINLRNTLVATFYGQREIIPNKILFRNILTNYSVEGIRRIEVPVGISYADDVEKAAEVITDAMNEKDYVIKKDETAVYAASFGDSSINLLLWFWIRYPGDPGFMVVRHEAICTVKRVLEENDILIPFPIRTLDFNSKGSDNLNNMLEKQETTSKTESNPTRSSGDQPDADSEASDE; from the coding sequence ATGGATTTTCCGAATATTGATGACGTTTACCAACTGATAAACCAGAAGCTTGAGGGTTGGATCGAGAGCGGAATTAAGCACTTACCCAACTTTGTAGTAGCGATATTAATTGCTATTGTTTTCGGCATATTGGCAAAAGTAGTCGGAAATATTGTCGGAAAGGTCATGCGAAGGGCATTTGAATCTCGTCAAATTGCTAAATTACTGACTTCTATTATCAAGTCTCTCATTATTGTTTTCGGTATTTTCATCGCTTTGGATTTTGTTGGCCTTAAGGGTACGGTGACATCTTTACTGGCCGGTGCGGGTATTGTGGGTTTGGCCATCGGCTTTGCATTTCAAGATATGACGGAAAACCTTATTGCGGGAATTGCGATGGGTATTCGTAAGCCCTTCGAAATTGGCGATGTGGTAGAAGCTGAGGGTGTTTTTGGAACAGTAGAAGAAATTAATTTACGAAACACCTTGGTAGCAACCTTTTATGGTCAACGTGAAATCATTCCCAATAAAATCCTATTTAGAAATATTTTAACTAACTATTCAGTTGAAGGGATTAGGCGTATAGAAGTTCCCGTGGGTATTTCTTACGCCGATGACGTGGAAAAAGCGGCCGAAGTCATCACTGATGCAATGAATGAAAAAGATTACGTTATTAAGAAAGATGAAACTGCGGTTTACGCAGCGTCATTTGGTGACTCAAGTATCAATCTATTGCTTTGGTTTTGGATACGTTACCCAGGCGATCCCGGCTTTATGGTAGTGCGCCACGAAGCGATATGTACTGTTAAACGTGTATTAGAAGAAAACGATATCTTAATTCCCTTCCCTATTCGTACATTGGATTTTAATTCCAAGGGAAGCGATAACCTTAACAATATGCTTGAAAAGCAAGAGACCACATCAAAAACCGAATCTAACCCTACTCGCAGTTCTGGCGATCAACCAGATGCGGATAGCGAAGCAAGCGATGAGTGA
- a CDS encoding entericidin A/B family lipoprotein — translation MKKSVLSSFLTSKLLRGSFTALLFSSAVVGMNGCATVEGAGEDIQSAGEAIEEGAEDASN, via the coding sequence ATGAAAAAGTCAGTTTTGTCGTCATTTTTAACATCGAAATTACTTAGAGGTAGTTTCACAGCTCTGTTGTTTTCATCTGCTGTGGTAGGTATGAATGGCTGTGCAACGGTAGAAGGTGCTGGAGAAGATATTCAAAGCGCTGGTGAAGCGATTGAAGAAGGTGCTGAAGACGCATCTAATTAA